The stretch of DNA ATGGTGATACCGGCGTGGGGAAGCGCCAGGCCGACAAGCACCATGAGGCACAGGTTGGGGATGTTGCAGGCCACCGTTACCCACGCGGCACCCAGGGCCCGCAGCGGAGGGATGGGACCGACCCGGAAGATGGCCATGAGCGATCCCAGGACCAGCCCGCCCAGGTAGGACAGAACAGAGATCACCAGTGTGGCGAGCAGCCCTGAACCGATATCAGCGAGATTGTCGGTAATGGCACTCACGGTCGCCTCCTTGAAAGATGCGGGTCGTCACCATGGCCTGAACGCCGCTGGCCATCGCGTCGTCAGCCCGGGCGCGGGCCCCTCCCCGGGACCGACGACGCGATGAACCTCACGGGCTACGAACTTGGTTCAGGACTCCTGCGGGGCCTCCTCGCCGCCCTGGTCGGGCGCCTGCTCGGCGCCTTCCTCAGGGGCTGCAGTCTGCTCAGCGCCGCCGGCCCCGTCAGTACCCACCGCGCCTGCGGCTGATGATCCCGGAACCGAGCCGATGGCCGGTGGCTGAGGCGCGTCACCGCCGAGCGACTTACCGATCGTCGCGTCCCAGATCCTCTTCCATGTACCATCCGCCTCGATCGTCTGCAGGAAGGTGTTGACGAAGGCCTGGGCACCGGAGTCCTTGGGAAGTCCGATGCCGTAGGGGTCCTCGGCAAAGGTGTCACCGACGATCTTGACCTTGTCGTTGGACAGGACCTCGCTCTTGAGCAGTGACTGGTCCACGACGTAGGCCTTGACCTGCCCGCTCTCAACGGCGGCGACGCACTTGGCCTGGGTGTCGAAGGGCTTGGCGGTCGCGTTGGGAGCGTGCTTCTTCAGGGCGGAGGCGGACGAGGAGTTGGACTGGACGGCGACGTCCCCGGTCAGGCTGTCAACACCGGTGATGTCCTTGTTGTCGGCCTTGACGAGGATGGCCTGACTGGAGGCGTAGTACGGGCCGGCGAAGTCGATCTTCTCGGCTCGCTCCGGGGTAATCGTGTACGTGGCGATGACTGCGTTGACCGTGCCATTAGTCAGGACGGTCTCGCGTGTGTCGGACGTGACCTGCTGGACCTCAAGGAGGGAGCGGGCGTCTTCACCACCAACGATGTAGCGGGC from Actinomyces sp. Marseille-P3109 encodes:
- a CDS encoding glutamate ABC transporter substrate-binding protein, with amino-acid sequence MTTFSRRSLLVTTGAVSLAGVLAACADTGADGKAVASASASDAMYDKAINSGPVAADDVVAASSWAAAVKKAGKLVTGGTKTSEVFSWEDSKTKKISGFDAAIAQALARYIVGGEDARSLLEVQQVTSDTRETVLTNGTVNAVIATYTITPERAEKIDFAGPYYASSQAILVKADNKDITGVDSLTGDVAVQSNSSSASALKKHAPNATAKPFDTQAKCVAAVESGQVKAYVVDQSLLKSEVLSNDKVKIVGDTFAEDPYGIGLPKDSGAQAFVNTFLQTIEADGTWKRIWDATIGKSLGGDAPQPPAIGSVPGSSAAGAVGTDGAGGAEQTAAPEEGAEQAPDQGGEEAPQES